A window of Nitrospirota bacterium contains these coding sequences:
- the cmk gene encoding (d)CMP kinase has protein sequence MDKKIAIAIDGPSASGKTTAAKLLAKRLGYRYLDTGLLYRALAWKVMKEKIDPLKEDEVSRLCRLKPVRLEESDHRYRIRIEGVDVTEELKTPELSKVSSLISKYKAVRESLIQLQREVGKEAGVILVGRDIGTQILPDAPVKFFMDASIEVRGKRRYEELVNRGFKSELAETIREMSQRDQQDRDRAISPMQAAPDSVYLDTSGDSLEVVVEKMLAEVNRQIS, from the coding sequence TTGGATAAAAAAATTGCCATTGCGATCGACGGCCCGTCGGCTTCGGGAAAAACGACTGCGGCGAAGCTCCTGGCTAAAAGGCTGGGATACCGGTATCTCGATACGGGACTTTTGTATCGGGCGCTTGCATGGAAAGTGATGAAAGAAAAAATCGATCCTCTCAAGGAAGACGAGGTCAGCCGGCTTTGCCGTTTGAAACCCGTCCGGCTGGAAGAGAGCGATCATCGGTATCGGATTCGGATCGAAGGCGTGGATGTGACGGAGGAGTTGAAAACACCGGAATTAAGCAAGGTTTCTTCGCTCATATCCAAATACAAGGCAGTAAGAGAAAGTTTAATTCAACTTCAAAGGGAGGTGGGGAAAGAGGCTGGAGTGATTCTGGTCGGAAGAGATATCGGAACGCAAATCCTTCCGGATGCTCCGGTTAAGTTTTTTATGGATGCCTCGATCGAGGTTCGCGGAAAGAGGCGCTATGAAGAATTGGTCAACAGGGGGTTTAAGAGTGAGCTGGCGGAGACGATTCGGGAAATGAGCCAAAGGGATCAACAGGACAGGGACCGGGCGATTTCACCGATGCAGGCCGCTCCGGATTCGGTCTATCTCGACACTTCGGGTGATTCCCTGGAAGTCGTCGTGGAGAAAATGCTGGCAGAGGTCAATCGGCAGATTTCTTGA
- a CDS encoding 1-acyl-sn-glycerol-3-phosphate acyltransferase encodes MILYRILQLIFLVIFKLFFKLKITGLEHIPRKGGAILASNHASYADILLIGIGLRRRLRYVAKAEMFKKSFVRALWTYLGGIPIRRHGVPRESFKRIFEQIDRGNLVVVFPEGTRSKDGVMKDPKLGIGMMVALSGARIIPTYISGSNRILPSHSRKLKIHPVGVTYGEPIDFSDLMKKFEGKELYQEISRRVMEKIQNLKVQ; translated from the coding sequence ATGATTCTCTACCGGATTCTTCAGCTCATTTTTCTGGTTATTTTTAAACTGTTTTTCAAATTAAAAATAACCGGTCTTGAACATATCCCTCGAAAAGGGGGTGCGATCCTGGCGTCAAATCATGCGAGTTACGCCGATATTCTATTGATTGGCATCGGCCTCCGAAGACGGTTGCGGTATGTGGCCAAAGCGGAAATGTTTAAGAAATCGTTTGTCCGGGCGCTCTGGACTTATCTGGGAGGAATTCCCATCAGGCGCCACGGCGTTCCGAGAGAATCTTTTAAAAGGATTTTCGAACAGATCGACCGCGGAAATCTGGTCGTGGTTTTTCCGGAGGGAACCCGTTCCAAAGACGGCGTGATGAAGGACCCGAAGCTCGGCATCGGAATGATGGTCGCTCTCTCGGGAGCCCGGATCATTCCGACTTACATTTCAGGGAGTAACCGGATATTGCCCTCCCATTCCAGAAAGTTAAAGATTCATCCGGTCGGCGTCACCTACGGAGAACCGATCGATTTTAGCGACTTGATGAAGAAATTCGAAGGGAAGGAACTCTATCAGGAAATCAGCCGGCGGGTCATGGAAAAGATTCAGAATTTAAAAGTTCAATAA
- a CDS encoding 30S ribosomal protein S1 produces MTKEQVLTQSKISRRIHEDGETRLDDPMDMEMEALYAESFKNLEEGSIVEGVVLSVDREGVLVDIGYKSEGRIPGTEFTKEDLEKIKVKDLILVYLEQREDSEGNILLSKEKADKMKVWKDLEKANERGDIIDGKIISRIKGGMIVDIGIKAFLPGSQIDLRPIRDLDQLVGKSFPMKIIKMNQKRGNIVVSRRVLLEETRDKKRQSTLSNLTEGMVVPGIVKNITEYGAFIDLGGIDGLLHITDMSWGRVNHPSELFMVGDKIEVMILKYDKETGRVSLGYKQKSPDPWTEVENKYAVGTRIKGKVASLTDYGAFVELESGIEGLVHISEMTWSHEIRHPSKLVAVGDRIEAVVLSLDKKGRKISLGMKQIEQNPWDVIEKKYQPGTRVEGKVRSITDFGVFVGISDGIDGLIHISDLSWTKHIKHPSEIFKKGQKVDAVVIKIDREKERLSLGYKQLTADPWEKEIPEKFKAGAPVVGKISKITEFGVFVELAEEVEGLIHVSELGLATGQKIEEVYKPGAEVNAKVLKIDSADRKIGLSIKELKRDVENTDYRSYMSSQSEEKRTLGSELNRKKEQE; encoded by the coding sequence ATGACAAAAGAACAGGTACTGACACAATCGAAAATATCAAGAAGAATTCATGAAGATGGAGAAACCCGGCTGGATGACCCCATGGATATGGAGATGGAAGCGCTCTATGCGGAGTCATTCAAGAACCTGGAAGAGGGAAGTATCGTCGAAGGGGTTGTCCTTTCGGTCGACCGTGAGGGGGTTCTGGTTGACATCGGATACAAATCCGAAGGGAGAATTCCCGGTACGGAGTTTACCAAGGAAGATCTGGAAAAAATTAAAGTGAAAGATCTGATCCTCGTTTATCTTGAGCAGAGAGAAGATTCAGAAGGAAATATTCTCCTCTCCAAAGAAAAAGCGGACAAGATGAAAGTCTGGAAGGATCTTGAAAAGGCCAATGAACGGGGCGATATTATCGACGGAAAAATCATTTCCCGAATCAAGGGCGGAATGATTGTCGATATCGGAATCAAGGCCTTTCTTCCGGGTTCACAGATTGACCTGAGACCGATTCGGGATCTCGACCAGCTGGTCGGAAAAAGTTTTCCGATGAAAATCATCAAGATGAATCAGAAGCGGGGAAATATTGTCGTCTCCCGCCGCGTTCTTCTGGAAGAGACGCGCGACAAGAAGCGCCAGTCGACCCTTTCGAATCTGACCGAAGGAATGGTCGTTCCCGGTATTGTCAAAAATATCACCGAATACGGGGCGTTTATCGATCTCGGCGGAATCGACGGTCTTCTTCATATTACGGATATGTCCTGGGGGCGGGTCAATCACCCCTCCGAACTCTTCATGGTCGGAGACAAGATCGAGGTCATGATTCTGAAATATGATAAGGAGACGGGTCGTGTTTCACTCGGATACAAGCAGAAGAGTCCTGATCCGTGGACCGAAGTGGAAAATAAATATGCGGTGGGCACCCGGATCAAGGGCAAGGTGGCCAGCTTAACCGACTATGGCGCGTTTGTCGAACTGGAGTCGGGTATTGAAGGTTTGGTCCACATTTCCGAAATGACCTGGTCGCATGAAATCAGACATCCTTCCAAGCTGGTTGCGGTGGGAGATCGAATTGAAGCGGTGGTCTTAAGCCTCGACAAGAAGGGGAGAAAAATATCTCTGGGAATGAAGCAGATCGAACAGAATCCCTGGGATGTTATTGAAAAGAAATATCAGCCCGGGACGCGGGTCGAAGGCAAAGTCCGGAGCATTACGGATTTCGGCGTATTTGTCGGAATCAGTGATGGCATTGACGGTCTGATTCATATCTCCGATCTTTCCTGGACGAAGCATATCAAACATCCCTCTGAAATTTTCAAGAAGGGACAGAAGGTGGATGCCGTCGTGATCAAGATTGATCGTGAAAAGGAACGCCTGTCGCTGGGGTACAAACAGCTGACTGCCGATCCCTGGGAGAAGGAGATTCCGGAGAAGTTTAAGGCTGGCGCTCCCGTGGTCGGAAAAATATCCAAAATCACGGAGTTTGGCGTGTTCGTGGAACTGGCTGAAGAGGTTGAAGGCCTCATCCATGTCAGCGAACTGGGTCTGGCAACCGGTCAGAAGATTGAAGAGGTCTACAAACCGGGAGCCGAAGTGAACGCCAAGGTGCTTAAGATCGATTCCGCGGACCGGAAAATCGGTTTAAGCATCAAGGAGTTGAAACGAGATGTTGAAAATACCGATTACCGTAGCTATATGAGTTCCCAGAGCGAAGAAAAAAGAACGCTGGGAAGCGAGTTAAACAGGAAAAAAGAACAGGAGTAA
- the aroA gene encoding 3-phosphoshikimate 1-carboxyvinyltransferase, with amino-acid sequence MTSLSIKKSSSLKGEIRVPGDKSITHRAILFGGMAKGKTEIKGYLPSEDCLCTLRAMESMGRKSETKENRLILQGEGMNGLSEPERVLDMGNSGTSIRLLTGLLSGLPFFSVLDGDDSLRRRPMGRVIEPLTQMGGEIHGRKNNRFAPIAISGKKNLRGIQYRLPMASAQVKSAILLAGLSAEGMTRIEEPMMSRDHTERMLKIFGADIQTAPCKASIQKSELIGAEIEVPGDFSSAAFFIVAAILVKNSTLVIRDVGINPTRTGLLDALIRMGAKIKIENRREWGGEPVADLYVQSADRLQGIDLDEKEIPAMIDELPVLFVAVSFAEGNSRITGAKELRVKESDRIGVMARELKKLGVEVEELPDGIVISGKAEYRGNQFVSEGDHRVAMSMAIAALASEGESVIEGTECINTSFPGFEKILKSVSGH; translated from the coding sequence GTGACCAGTCTGAGCATCAAAAAAAGTTCCTCCTTGAAGGGAGAAATCAGGGTTCCGGGAGATAAATCGATTACCCATCGCGCGATTCTATTCGGTGGTATGGCCAAAGGAAAAACGGAGATTAAAGGGTATCTCCCTTCCGAGGATTGTCTATGCACCCTTCGGGCGATGGAATCCATGGGACGCAAGAGTGAAACGAAGGAGAATCGGCTCATCCTCCAGGGAGAAGGAATGAACGGTTTAAGTGAACCTGAAAGAGTTCTCGATATGGGAAATTCAGGGACGAGTATTCGCCTTCTGACGGGACTCCTTTCGGGCCTCCCGTTTTTCTCCGTCCTTGATGGAGATGATTCCCTTCGAAGAAGACCCATGGGTCGCGTCATCGAACCGCTGACCCAGATGGGAGGCGAAATTCACGGACGGAAAAATAATCGATTTGCCCCGATCGCGATTTCAGGCAAAAAGAATTTGAGAGGAATCCAATACCGGCTTCCGATGGCAAGCGCACAGGTCAAGTCGGCTATTCTTTTGGCCGGCCTCAGTGCCGAAGGGATGACCCGGATCGAAGAGCCGATGATGTCGCGCGACCATACAGAAAGAATGCTCAAGATTTTTGGTGCTGACATCCAAACTGCTCCGTGCAAAGCCTCGATTCAAAAATCGGAACTCATTGGGGCCGAGATCGAGGTTCCTGGAGATTTTTCTTCCGCGGCCTTTTTTATCGTCGCGGCGATATTGGTTAAAAACAGCACGCTCGTGATTCGCGATGTCGGAATTAATCCGACCCGGACCGGTCTTCTGGACGCTCTGATTCGAATGGGAGCGAAAATAAAGATTGAGAACCGGAGAGAATGGGGCGGAGAACCGGTCGCCGATCTTTATGTGCAATCCGCTGACCGCCTTCAAGGCATTGATTTGGATGAAAAAGAAATTCCCGCGATGATCGACGAACTTCCGGTCTTGTTTGTGGCCGTTTCTTTTGCCGAGGGGAATAGCCGGATTACAGGAGCCAAAGAACTAAGGGTCAAGGAGAGCGACCGAATCGGCGTCATGGCGCGGGAATTGAAAAAACTCGGGGTCGAGGTTGAAGAACTGCCTGACGGAATTGTGATCAGCGGAAAAGCGGAATATCGGGGGAATCAATTCGTGAGTGAAGGAGATCATCGCGTTGCGATGTCCATGGCGATTGCGGCTCTTGCCTCGGAAGGGGAGAGCGTGATTGAAGGGACCGAATGTATCAACACCTCCTTTCCCGGTTTCGAAAAAATACTGAAATCCGTATCAGGTCATTAG